One Pleurocapsa sp. PCC 7327 DNA segment encodes these proteins:
- a CDS encoding DUF3611 family protein has translation MRKDSEITAIPPEAQRVSSNLRWSGWICFWVQIVLGVISTLALLLAVPSLLGNDERSQGTGVGVFFAICGLITLGVCIYYSFRYTNIAKLLNNPNPAIRPKKADTIKVIRIGLTTNILGLLFSIMGTQAVVGSVLVKSLQQSPGLGVGGASARFVLPVDMFSIQANTTAITAYFVGIVTSLWLLNRITR, from the coding sequence ATGAGAAAAGACTCTGAAATTACTGCTATCCCCCCAGAAGCACAGCGAGTTTCATCAAATTTAAGATGGTCAGGCTGGATTTGCTTTTGGGTTCAGATCGTTTTAGGGGTTATATCCACACTCGCCTTGCTTTTAGCAGTTCCTTCTTTGTTGGGCAATGACGAAAGAAGTCAAGGAACGGGAGTTGGCGTTTTTTTTGCTATCTGCGGATTAATTACCTTGGGAGTATGCATTTACTATTCTTTCCGCTACACGAACATCGCCAAATTGCTCAACAATCCCAATCCAGCAATACGTCCCAAAAAAGCAGACACGATCAAGGTAATTAGAATCGGACTAACTACTAATATACTGGGATTGTTATTTTCTATTATGGGAACTCAAGCAGTTGTCGGCAGCGTCTTAGTCAAGTCTTTACAACAAAGTCCGGGGTTGGGAGTTGGAGGAGCATCTGCTCGATTCGTTCTCCCCGTCGATATGTTTAGCATTCAAGCCAATACTACTGCTATTACTGCTTACTTTGTGGGAATTGTAACCTCTTTATGGTTACTCAACCGCATCACCAGATGA
- a CDS encoding ABC transporter ATP-binding protein has translation MTNLLEVENVYAGYVQDLNILQGINFRIAPGELVAVIGPNGAGKSTLAKTIFGLLTPNQGKIIFKGENIVGLRSDQIVRRGMCYVPQIANVFPTLSVEENLEMGAYISKGSLRSQKDTIYTMFPKLAERRNQRAGTLSGGERQMLAMGRALMLDPDLLVLDEPSAALSPMLVNSVFEQIKAIDRAGKAIVLVEQNAKKALLMADRGYVLESGRDRFEGSGADLLNDPKVGELYLGAAYYAKTNDSRSQS, from the coding sequence ATGACTAATTTATTAGAAGTTGAAAATGTTTATGCAGGGTACGTTCAAGATTTAAACATCCTGCAAGGAATTAATTTTCGCATTGCACCTGGAGAATTAGTAGCGGTAATCGGTCCGAACGGTGCGGGTAAATCTACTTTAGCAAAAACCATTTTCGGGCTACTAACTCCCAATCAAGGCAAAATTATTTTTAAAGGCGAAAATATTGTCGGTCTGAGATCCGACCAAATTGTCCGTCGGGGGATGTGTTATGTCCCGCAAATTGCCAATGTCTTTCCCACTCTATCGGTAGAAGAAAATTTAGAGATGGGAGCTTATATTAGTAAGGGATCGTTGCGATCGCAAAAAGATACGATCTATACGATGTTTCCCAAGCTAGCAGAACGGCGAAACCAGCGTGCGGGAACTCTATCTGGAGGCGAACGCCAAATGCTAGCGATGGGACGAGCATTAATGCTCGATCCAGATTTGTTAGTATTAGACGAACCTTCTGCTGCCTTGTCGCCGATGTTAGTCAATAGCGTTTTCGAGCAAATTAAGGCGATCGATCGGGCAGGAAAAGCCATTGTTTTGGTCGAACAAAATGCCAAGAAAGCCCTGCTGATGGCAGATAGAGGATACGTCCTAGAAAGCGGACGCGATCGCTTTGAAGGTTCAGGCGCAGATTTACTAAACGATCCAAAAGTTGGCGAACTGTACCTCGGCGCAGCTTATTATGCTAAGACCAACGACTCGCGATCGCAAAGCTAA
- a CDS encoding kinase, with protein sequence MHTAIIPILQGWTSGNRSTSEELQQLLVQELVDSQRARAFDITQENGLRKIEARSRLFLVVYDEVVQLCQKFGLTRSHAILSMLWQLWLPLAMQLAEAKNRLKRPLVQGILGGQGMGKTTLAEVSCIILRHLGYATISISIDDLYKTYAERQKLQQQDPRLIWRGPPGTHDVELGIQLLDRIRHCHTPILVPRFDKSARNGAGDRTEPEAIDRVDIVLFEGWFVGARPVDEIAFENPPPPILTPEDKQFARDTNERLKDYLPLWERLDRLIVLYPVDYRLSKQWRREAEQKMMASGKSGMSDEEIDRFVEYFWRSLHPELFITPLTKNPDLVDLVIEIDAEHCPSKVYKPDNQFTFFTQ encoded by the coding sequence ATGCATACAGCTATAATTCCCATTTTACAAGGTTGGACTAGCGGCAATCGATCCACTTCAGAAGAACTGCAACAATTACTTGTCCAGGAACTCGTTGATTCTCAACGAGCAAGAGCATTTGACATTACTCAAGAGAATGGTTTAAGAAAGATTGAGGCGCGATCGCGTCTCTTTTTGGTAGTTTATGACGAGGTAGTGCAATTGTGTCAGAAATTTGGTTTGACGCGATCGCATGCTATCCTATCAATGCTATGGCAGTTGTGGCTTCCTTTGGCGATGCAACTTGCCGAAGCGAAAAACCGGCTAAAACGTCCTCTCGTCCAAGGAATTTTAGGCGGACAGGGAATGGGAAAAACAACTCTAGCTGAAGTCAGTTGCATAATTCTTCGCCATCTCGGTTACGCGACTATCAGCATATCCATCGACGACCTCTATAAAACCTATGCCGAACGCCAAAAACTACAACAACAAGATCCCAGACTAATTTGGCGAGGCCCGCCAGGAACTCATGATGTCGAATTAGGCATACAGCTTCTAGACCGAATTCGTCATTGCCATACTCCTATTTTAGTCCCTCGTTTCGATAAATCAGCACGCAATGGTGCGGGAGATAGAACGGAACCGGAAGCGATCGATCGAGTCGATATCGTTTTATTTGAAGGCTGGTTTGTCGGTGCGCGTCCTGTCGATGAGATCGCCTTTGAGAACCCGCCACCGCCGATTCTAACGCCAGAAGACAAACAATTTGCACGAGATACCAACGAACGCTTGAAAGACTATCTACCCCTGTGGGAACGATTGGATCGCTTAATCGTCCTCTATCCCGTCGATTATCGCTTGAGCAAACAATGGCGACGGGAAGCAGAACAGAAAATGATGGCTTCTGGAAAATCGGGAATGAGTGATGAGGAAATCGATCGCTTTGTCGAATATTTCTGGCGATCGCTTCATCCAGAATTATTCATTACTCCATTAACTAAAAATCCAGATCTAGTCGATTTGGTAATTGAAATTGATGCAGAACATTGCCCAAGCAAAGTCTATAAACCAGACAATCAATTCACTTTTTTCACACAATGA
- a CDS encoding HD domain-containing protein: MRKASGVPYISHLLSVAALVLEDGGNKDEAIAALLHDAIENQGSDKIRQEIYQKFGESVASIVEAGTESDTIPKPPWKERKLAAFARLRDASPQVRRVVLADKLHNARSILVDWHRHGEEIWNRFQGGKEGTLWFYRAIIESERSLQRI; encoded by the coding sequence ATCAGAAAAGCAAGCGGCGTACCCTATATCAGTCATCTTTTAAGCGTCGCTGCTTTGGTATTAGAAGATGGCGGCAATAAAGACGAAGCGATCGCAGCCCTTCTACACGATGCCATAGAAAACCAAGGCAGCGATAAGATCCGTCAAGAAATTTATCAAAAATTTGGCGAAAGTGTTGCCAGTATTGTCGAGGCAGGTACCGAATCGGATACGATTCCCAAACCGCCTTGGAAAGAACGAAAATTAGCTGCGTTCGCGCGGTTGCGAGATGCTTCGCCTCAAGTGCGTCGAGTTGTTTTAGCAGATAAACTGCACAATGCGCGATCGATTTTAGTCGATTGGCATCGCCATGGAGAAGAGATTTGGAATCGATTTCAAGGAGGTAAAGAGGGAACGCTTTGGTTTTATCGGGCTATAATTGAAAGCGAGCGATCGCTACAGAGGATTTAA
- a CDS encoding ferredoxin family protein: MPHTIVTEICEGVADCVDACPVACIHPGPGKNAKGTDWYWIDFATCIDCGICLQVCPVEGAIVPEERPDLQKTP; encoded by the coding sequence GTGCCACACACTATCGTCACGGAAATCTGCGAAGGCGTTGCCGACTGCGTAGATGCTTGTCCCGTTGCTTGTATTCATCCCGGACCCGGTAAAAATGCTAAAGGGACCGATTGGTACTGGATTGACTTTGCCACTTGCATCGATTGCGGCATTTGCTTGCAAGTCTGTCCGGTTGAGGGTGCAATCGTTCCAGAAGAACGACCCGATTTACAAAAAACACCATAA
- a CDS encoding DUF565 domain-containing protein, whose protein sequence is MQRTRLNTLADVALTRIDRFFSNPWRRISLILIGVLFGFFAGSALSTTAGQAAEWDIIAAGFVLLFVEFVSRIFYRRERRSLFLEVLNFFKIGMIYSLFLEAFKLGS, encoded by the coding sequence ATGCAACGCACTCGTCTCAACACGCTTGCTGACGTAGCACTCACAAGGATCGATCGCTTCTTTAGCAATCCCTGGCGGCGCATTTCGCTAATTCTAATTGGCGTGCTATTTGGCTTTTTTGCCGGGTCGGCACTTTCTACGACTGCCGGACAAGCGGCTGAGTGGGATATCATAGCAGCCGGATTCGTACTTCTGTTTGTAGAATTTGTCAGTCGAATTTTTTATAGACGCGAGCGGCGATCGCTATTTTTAGAAGTCTTAAATTTCTTCAAAATTGGCATGATTTATAGTCTATTTTTAGAAGCTTTCAAACTCGGATCTTAG
- a CDS encoding creatininase family protein has protein sequence MMHGFIPQKRYFPYLTWTEIQLMSDKENVVMIQPVGAIEQHGPHLPIVVDSAIGMGVLGKALEKLEDCIPAYSLPCLYYGKSNEHWHFPGTITLSAQTLLLVLIEIADSLYRSGFRKLVLMNSHGGQPQVMEIAARDIHQKYGDFLVFPLFTWRVPNIAHELLTEKELEYGIHAGDAETSILLSLLPEQVKMEKAITEYPRDLPEDSLLSMEGQLPFAWLTSELTQSGVMGDATAATKEKGDRLLESVADGWVRVIKDIYKFRQPNANKI, from the coding sequence ATGATGCATGGTTTTATTCCGCAAAAACGTTATTTTCCCTATCTCACTTGGACTGAAATTCAGTTAATGTCAGATAAAGAAAATGTTGTCATGATTCAACCTGTCGGCGCGATCGAACAACACGGACCTCATTTACCAATTGTTGTGGATTCAGCAATTGGAATGGGAGTTTTAGGAAAAGCTTTAGAAAAGCTAGAAGATTGTATTCCTGCCTATAGTTTGCCTTGTCTTTATTACGGAAAATCTAACGAACATTGGCATTTTCCCGGAACGATTACGCTTAGCGCTCAAACCTTATTATTAGTCTTAATAGAAATAGCCGATAGCCTCTATAGGTCAGGATTTCGCAAACTGGTATTGATGAATTCCCACGGCGGACAACCGCAGGTCATGGAAATAGCTGCTAGGGATATTCATCAAAAATATGGGGATTTTTTGGTATTTCCTTTATTTACTTGGCGAGTTCCGAATATTGCCCATGAATTATTGACAGAAAAAGAACTCGAATATGGCATTCACGCTGGCGATGCAGAAACCAGTATCCTGCTCTCTCTTTTGCCAGAACAAGTAAAAATGGAAAAGGCAATAACAGAATATCCCCGCGATTTACCGGAAGATAGTTTATTAAGTATGGAAGGACAACTTCCTTTTGCTTGGTTGACGAGTGAATTGACTCAAAGTGGAGTTATGGGAGATGCTACGGCGGCAACAAAAGAAAAAGGCGATCGCTTGCTAGAATCTGTTGCCGATGGTTGGGTACGAGTCATAAAAGATATCTACAAATTTCGTCAGCCAAACGCTAATAAAATATGA